The Salinibacterium sp. M195 genome includes a window with the following:
- a CDS encoding helix-turn-helix domain-containing protein — MNSWTFLTNHAHVLLSVSRDPTMRLRDIAEAVGITERAAQRIIAELVADGYLTRKRDGRRNSYELYPDLPLRHPLERHHQIGELLKTLGSEHRA, encoded by the coding sequence ATGAACAGCTGGACCTTCCTGACCAATCACGCACACGTTCTGCTGTCTGTTTCTAGGGACCCCACCATGCGGCTACGGGACATCGCCGAAGCCGTCGGCATCACCGAACGAGCCGCCCAGCGCATCATCGCCGAACTTGTCGCAGACGGGTATCTCACGCGCAAGCGGGATGGCCGACGCAACAGCTACGAGCTCTACCCGGATCTACCGCTTCGGCACCCCCTGGAGCGCCACCACCAGATCGGCGAATTGCTCAAGACACTGGGGTCCGAACACCGCGCGTAG
- a CDS encoding Gfo/Idh/MocA family protein, whose protein sequence is MSHYPEREPAEAYTVVLPDRPRPIVMIGAGGIVKDAHLPAYRKAGFTVWGIVNRTAAKAQALADEFGIPNVFTSLSDAVAKAPADAVYDLALMPEQYPAVLDQLPDGAAVLIQKPFGQNLAEARVLLEICHRKNLVAAVNTQLRFAPYVAAARKLIAEGAIGELYDLEIRVATETPWEIFPHVLGIERLELNMHSVHYMDLVRSFLGDPDGVSVATVRHPAKPQVSNTRSTIIMRYRDRPLRVTISTNHDHGFGGDFEEAFIKWEGTKGAIRAQMGLMLDYPRGGPDALTIAYTDKPELGWQPIPFEGTWFPDAFIGSMSALQRYVEGSISELPTSVDDVMHTMAVVEAGYESQEREGIALATKENTQ, encoded by the coding sequence GTGTCGCACTACCCAGAACGTGAACCCGCCGAGGCGTATACCGTTGTGCTGCCCGATCGTCCGCGCCCGATTGTCATGATTGGCGCCGGCGGAATCGTCAAAGACGCGCACCTTCCTGCCTATCGCAAAGCAGGGTTCACGGTGTGGGGGATTGTGAACCGCACGGCGGCCAAGGCACAGGCGCTGGCTGATGAGTTCGGCATCCCGAATGTGTTCACGTCGCTGTCGGATGCTGTAGCCAAGGCCCCTGCGGACGCCGTCTACGATCTCGCCCTCATGCCCGAGCAGTATCCCGCGGTTCTCGACCAGTTGCCTGATGGCGCCGCCGTGCTCATCCAGAAGCCGTTTGGGCAGAACTTGGCCGAGGCGCGAGTGCTGCTTGAGATCTGCCACCGCAAGAATCTCGTTGCTGCCGTGAACACGCAGTTGCGGTTCGCGCCGTACGTGGCGGCGGCTCGCAAACTCATTGCCGAGGGCGCGATCGGCGAGCTCTACGACCTGGAGATCCGCGTTGCTACCGAGACACCCTGGGAGATCTTCCCGCACGTTCTCGGCATCGAACGCCTCGAGCTCAACATGCACAGCGTGCACTACATGGACCTCGTGCGCTCATTCCTGGGCGACCCCGATGGCGTGAGCGTTGCGACCGTGCGGCATCCGGCCAAGCCTCAGGTCTCGAACACTCGCTCGACAATCATCATGCGCTACCGGGACCGTCCACTGCGGGTCACGATCAGCACTAACCACGATCACGGATTCGGGGGCGACTTCGAAGAGGCTTTCATCAAGTGGGAGGGCACCAAGGGCGCCATTCGCGCCCAGATGGGTCTCATGCTCGACTACCCGCGCGGCGGCCCTGACGCGCTCACGATTGCGTACACCGACAAGCCCGAGCTCGGTTGGCAGCCGATCCCCTTCGAGGGAACCTGGTTCCCGGATGCCTTCATCGGCTCGATGAGCGCCCTCCAACGCTATGTCGAGGGTTCCATTTCTGAACTTCCGACCTCGGTCGATGACGTCATGCACACCATGGCCGTCGTCGAGGCTGGCTATGAATCACAAGAGCGCGAAGGTATCGCGTTGGCAACGAAGGAGAACACTCAGTGA
- a CDS encoding MFS transporter produces the protein MTTTTTATQRKSALGSKDRNKTAVAAALGTSVENYDFIAFGTASALYFGAVFFPESDRFVGTLLAFATLAVGFLMRPLGGAIGGYLADKFGRKPVLVGAMLVMGSATFLIGLLPTYAQAGVIAPILLVIIRIIQGLAFGAEWGGAITMAYEHAPWNRRGMYAAIPQAGNPLGIALASGMFLLCSNIEGDLAWRIPFLLSAVLVVVALIVRSRLSESPEFEAAKAEGKIEKNPFLTTIRQDWRGILRVIALRIVESFAYYSTATYFLNYLSGRFPDIRPLALAAITAASITAIFVTFIMGSLTDKVGRRPIYIVACVVAILFAFPMYLLTEDGTPALVVGVFIFGIGILHASLTGVQGSLLTEQFGTSTRTSGASLGYQIAAAIGGFAPLLAALLVGWIGWPGASLLYMTAAIVGLIGILVTKETFGAAERARINALVAEEKNRIA, from the coding sequence ATGACGACCACCACTACCGCAACCCAACGCAAATCTGCGCTGGGTTCAAAAGATCGCAACAAGACAGCGGTCGCCGCCGCGCTTGGTACGAGCGTAGAAAACTACGACTTCATCGCCTTTGGCACCGCTTCCGCCCTGTACTTCGGCGCGGTTTTCTTCCCAGAAAGCGACCGATTCGTCGGCACCCTCCTCGCGTTTGCGACGCTGGCAGTGGGATTCCTTATGCGCCCGCTCGGCGGAGCGATTGGCGGCTACCTCGCAGACAAGTTCGGACGCAAGCCTGTACTCGTAGGGGCGATGCTCGTGATGGGCAGTGCGACCTTCCTCATCGGCCTCCTCCCCACCTACGCTCAGGCCGGAGTAATCGCGCCTATTCTGCTCGTCATCATTCGAATCATCCAAGGGCTCGCCTTCGGCGCAGAATGGGGCGGTGCCATCACGATGGCGTACGAACACGCACCGTGGAACCGTCGCGGTATGTACGCCGCGATCCCCCAGGCCGGCAACCCACTCGGTATTGCTCTCGCTAGCGGCATGTTCCTACTTTGTTCGAACATTGAGGGCGATTTGGCCTGGCGTATCCCCTTCCTTCTGAGTGCAGTCCTTGTAGTAGTAGCGCTAATTGTGCGGTCACGACTTTCAGAGTCGCCAGAGTTCGAGGCGGCCAAGGCTGAAGGAAAGATTGAGAAGAACCCATTCTTAACTACGATCCGTCAGGATTGGCGCGGCATCCTGCGCGTAATCGCGCTGCGCATCGTTGAGTCGTTTGCGTACTACTCCACTGCTACGTATTTTCTGAACTACCTCTCGGGCCGGTTCCCAGACATCCGCCCGCTAGCACTAGCTGCGATTACGGCGGCAAGCATCACCGCCATCTTCGTCACCTTCATCATGGGTTCGCTGACAGACAAAGTTGGTCGTCGGCCGATCTATATTGTTGCGTGCGTGGTTGCCATCCTGTTCGCGTTCCCGATGTACCTTCTCACCGAAGATGGAACCCCCGCGCTTGTCGTCGGCGTCTTCATCTTTGGAATTGGAATCCTCCACGCCTCGCTCACCGGAGTACAGGGCTCACTGCTCACAGAACAGTTCGGCACCTCCACCCGCACCTCAGGCGCGTCTCTCGGTTACCAGATCGCCGCCGCAATCGGAGGATTTGCACCGCTCCTCGCAGCTTTGCTCGTCGGCTGGATCGGATGGCCGGGAGCATCCCTTCTCTACATGACAGCGGCAATTGTGGGCCTGATCGGCATTCTGGTCACCAAAGAGACCTTCGGTGCGGCAGAGCGCGCCCGGATTAACGCACTCGTCGCCGAAGAAAAAAATCGGATCGCCTAA
- a CDS encoding SDR family NAD(P)-dependent oxidoreductase has translation MSAEFDGLVAVVTGGASGIGLASALALEARGATVAVLDLNTEGLDARLHGFTADVSDRASVDVAIAAVGEKLGAIDIVVNNAGISAVGTVEDNDDADWARVLNINVTGMARVSAAALPWLRKSQHAAIVNLCSIAALNGLPERALYSASKGAVLALTYAMATDHVADGVRVNAVSPGTVSTPFVERMLQGFDDPVAERAALDARQATGRMVTPEEVAGAIAYLASPLSGSTTGTALEVDGGVAHLRVRK, from the coding sequence ATGAGCGCCGAATTCGACGGTCTCGTCGCCGTCGTCACCGGTGGCGCTTCGGGCATCGGCCTGGCTTCGGCGCTCGCGCTAGAAGCGCGTGGCGCGACCGTTGCGGTGCTCGATCTCAATACAGAGGGGTTGGATGCTCGGCTCCACGGGTTCACCGCTGACGTGTCTGATCGTGCGTCCGTCGATGTGGCGATTGCAGCGGTGGGGGAGAAGCTCGGCGCCATCGATATCGTCGTGAACAATGCCGGCATCAGCGCGGTCGGAACCGTCGAAGACAACGATGACGCCGACTGGGCACGCGTGCTCAACATCAACGTCACCGGTATGGCCCGGGTATCCGCGGCAGCGCTGCCGTGGTTGCGCAAGTCGCAGCACGCGGCGATCGTGAACCTCTGCTCGATCGCCGCACTCAACGGCCTCCCCGAGCGCGCGCTCTACAGCGCATCGAAGGGTGCCGTTCTCGCTCTCACCTACGCGATGGCAACTGATCATGTGGCGGATGGTGTGCGTGTCAACGCGGTCAGCCCGGGCACAGTCTCCACCCCGTTTGTGGAACGGATGCTGCAGGGCTTCGACGACCCCGTCGCCGAACGTGCCGCACTGGATGCCCGCCAGGCCACCGGACGCATGGTGACACCAGAAGAAGTCGCCGGCGCGATCGCGTATTTGGCGAGCCCACTTTCTGGCTCGACCACGGGTACCGCGCTCGAAGTTGACGGTGGCGTCGCCCACCTTCGCGTCAGAAAATAG
- a CDS encoding dienelactone hydrolase family protein, with protein MTAVSASAAPVGDLSEWVRAPFTAAGMTYDCFEKGSGPGVVLIPEIPGITPEVLGLAEHLVAAGFTVVVPSPFGQPGKVKTLGYMTRVVLRLCVAAEFRAFATNSSRPVTDYFRAVASDLAARTPGRGVGVIGQCFTGGFALAAAIDDSVAASVLSQPAIPFPLGRARQLDAGVSPDELNRIAARADAGEVCALGLRFSEDTAAPRARFDTIKARLGDAFEVIQLDSSPGNPDGYAATAHSVLTGEVRENPANSAAGARDRVVEFLRERIG; from the coding sequence ATGACAGCCGTGAGCGCTTCCGCCGCACCGGTCGGCGACCTGAGCGAATGGGTTCGCGCGCCCTTCACCGCCGCGGGCATGACGTACGACTGCTTCGAAAAAGGTTCGGGACCAGGGGTGGTGCTCATCCCAGAGATCCCCGGGATCACACCGGAGGTGCTTGGCCTGGCCGAGCACCTTGTCGCCGCGGGCTTCACCGTGGTCGTGCCCTCACCGTTCGGCCAGCCCGGCAAGGTGAAGACTCTGGGGTACATGACGCGGGTCGTGCTGCGGCTGTGCGTGGCCGCCGAGTTCCGCGCGTTCGCAACGAATTCATCCCGTCCCGTCACCGACTACTTTCGGGCGGTTGCCTCCGACCTTGCTGCTCGCACTCCCGGGCGAGGCGTTGGCGTCATCGGGCAATGCTTCACGGGCGGATTTGCCCTAGCCGCGGCAATCGACGACTCCGTGGCAGCATCCGTTCTCAGCCAGCCGGCAATCCCGTTTCCCCTGGGCCGCGCGCGCCAGCTCGATGCTGGGGTCTCGCCCGACGAACTTAATCGCATCGCCGCCCGAGCGGATGCCGGTGAAGTCTGCGCTCTCGGCTTGCGCTTCAGCGAGGACACTGCCGCCCCGCGCGCCCGGTTCGACACCATCAAGGCCCGCCTCGGCGACGCCTTCGAGGTTATTCAGTTGGATTCCTCGCCAGGAAACCCCGACGGCTACGCCGCAACCGCACACTCGGTGCTGACCGGCGAAGTGCGCGAGAACCCGGCGAACTCGGCGGCGGGCGCCCGCGACCGGGTGGTCGAGTTCTTGCGCGAACGCATCGGTTGA
- a CDS encoding carbohydrate-binding domain-containing protein, with protein sequence MKRNHFTLTAAVSTFLIGGVLLAGCTTAVETPAVTSSVTAEVSEASANLNLGPVATEVLAANANSTTTNDDEWTLDGAVSIALDGSTATADGDGVSVSGSTITITAAGTYIFSGQLDGQVVVDTDDEDVVALVLDGVEIANSTSAAIAVVNAEDVVVSLSGNNTLSSTGDDADLNAALFSDADLTISGDGSLTVSSSINDGITSHDDLVILSGDITVTAGDDGLRGKDSLTIEGGTVTVDAGGDALKSDNEEDETRGYVYIAGGTVALTAADDGVQAETDIVIAGGSTTLAGEDDGLKSEVNIVISGGGTAVTNSYEGIESYYITIEGGVLAVNASDDGINATSGTSTTTDVGGIVEADDGAMVAITGGETTVNSAGDGIDSNGSMLVTGGTTTVFGSAEDREGALDANGTIVVESGTVLAVGMTFMATSPESSSAQGWLSASLEQAYSAGQTVQVLDSSGTVIAEFTSIKSFQSVVLSDAAITNGDTYMVTVDGETAGTVTAGVAAAGSEGAGGGAPGGGAPRP encoded by the coding sequence ATGAAGCGAAATCACTTCACCCTTACCGCCGCAGTCAGCACGTTCTTGATAGGCGGGGTGCTGTTGGCCGGATGCACGACTGCCGTCGAAACTCCCGCCGTCACCTCCAGCGTGACCGCCGAGGTCAGCGAGGCGAGCGCCAATCTGAACTTAGGACCCGTTGCGACAGAAGTTCTCGCGGCAAACGCAAACTCGACGACCACGAACGATGACGAGTGGACCCTCGATGGCGCCGTTTCGATCGCCCTCGACGGGTCCACTGCGACCGCCGACGGCGATGGCGTCAGTGTCTCGGGTTCCACGATCACCATCACGGCGGCCGGCACCTACATTTTCTCGGGGCAGCTCGACGGCCAAGTAGTCGTCGACACCGACGATGAAGATGTCGTCGCACTCGTGCTCGACGGAGTAGAAATCGCTAACTCAACGAGTGCCGCGATCGCGGTCGTCAACGCCGAAGACGTGGTGGTCTCGCTCAGTGGAAACAACACCCTCTCCTCCACTGGAGACGACGCCGACCTCAATGCCGCACTCTTCAGCGACGCCGATCTCACCATCTCGGGCGACGGATCGCTCACCGTGAGCAGCTCGATCAACGATGGCATCACGAGCCACGATGACCTCGTCATCCTCTCGGGCGACATCACCGTCACCGCGGGCGACGATGGACTGCGCGGCAAAGACTCGCTGACCATCGAGGGCGGCACCGTCACGGTGGATGCCGGCGGCGATGCTCTCAAATCAGACAACGAAGAAGACGAAACGCGCGGCTACGTCTACATCGCAGGCGGCACTGTTGCCCTCACCGCAGCGGATGACGGAGTGCAGGCAGAGACCGACATCGTGATCGCAGGCGGTTCGACCACGCTCGCTGGCGAGGACGACGGGCTCAAGTCCGAGGTCAACATCGTGATCTCGGGCGGCGGAACCGCTGTCACGAATTCCTACGAGGGCATCGAGTCGTACTACATCACGATCGAGGGCGGCGTACTCGCGGTCAACGCGAGCGACGACGGCATCAATGCGACGAGCGGCACTAGCACCACCACCGACGTCGGCGGCATTGTCGAAGCGGATGACGGTGCGATGGTGGCGATCACCGGCGGCGAGACAACGGTCAATTCTGCCGGCGATGGAATCGACTCCAACGGTTCCATGCTCGTGACGGGCGGCACCACCACGGTGTTCGGTTCAGCGGAAGACCGCGAGGGTGCTCTCGATGCGAACGGCACCATCGTGGTCGAGAGTGGAACAGTCCTGGCCGTCGGCATGACCTTCATGGCCACTTCGCCCGAATCGTCCTCGGCTCAGGGCTGGTTGAGCGCCTCGCTCGAGCAGGCTTATAGCGCTGGACAGACCGTGCAGGTGCTCGACAGCAGCGGCACAGTGATTGCCGAGTTCACCTCGATCAAATCGTTCCAGTCGGTCGTGCTGTCGGATGCCGCCATCACGAACGGCGACACCTACATGGTCACGGTCGATGGCGAGACTGCCGGAACTGTGACTGCCGGAGTCGCGGCGGCGGGTAGCGAAGGCGCCGGTGGCGGAGCTCCCGGCGGGGGAGCACCTCGCCCATAG
- a CDS encoding RpiB/LacA/LacB family sugar-phosphate isomerase, with amino-acid sequence MRVSVGADHAGFPLKQRIISAIERLGHTVIERGATSTDPVDFPDVTQDTCAPVLDGTADRAVLVCGTGAGAIMAANKIPGIRCGLANESYSAHQAVEHDDANVIALGAWLVPPAFIDDIVREFLDATFDDDEDTRRRVEKLNALDLLGPPPKN; translated from the coding sequence ATGAGAGTTTCCGTTGGAGCGGACCACGCTGGGTTCCCTCTAAAACAGCGCATCATTAGTGCGATCGAACGCCTCGGCCATACCGTGATCGAGCGCGGCGCGACAAGCACCGATCCTGTTGACTTCCCGGACGTCACCCAAGACACCTGTGCTCCAGTACTCGACGGCACCGCGGACCGTGCAGTGCTGGTGTGTGGAACCGGAGCTGGCGCGATCATGGCTGCCAACAAGATCCCTGGCATCCGATGTGGCCTCGCGAATGAGTCGTACTCCGCGCACCAAGCCGTCGAGCACGACGACGCCAACGTCATCGCGCTCGGTGCATGGCTCGTACCACCCGCCTTCATTGATGACATTGTGCGCGAGTTTCTCGACGCCACGTTCGACGATGACGAAGACACGCGCCGCCGCGTCGAAAAGTTGAACGCTCTCGATCTGCTCGGCCCCCCACCGAAAAACTAA
- a CDS encoding HsmA family protein codes for MLLPAIILITLALVFYTVGVWSERVQKVLKPWHTVFFGLGLAADATGTFLMNLIATENRAAGIEQGALNQLMGVTGVIAIVLMAVHLAWAIVVLVRNRETEKTSFHRFSVIVWAIWLVPYIVGALGSSLG; via the coding sequence ATGCTGCTGCCTGCGATCATCCTCATCACCCTCGCCCTTGTCTTTTACACCGTCGGGGTGTGGAGCGAGCGAGTGCAGAAAGTGCTCAAGCCGTGGCACACCGTATTCTTCGGGCTTGGGCTAGCTGCCGATGCGACGGGCACCTTTTTGATGAACCTGATCGCGACCGAGAATCGTGCGGCCGGGATCGAGCAGGGCGCCCTGAACCAGTTGATGGGCGTCACGGGAGTGATCGCGATCGTCCTCATGGCCGTGCATCTCGCATGGGCAATCGTCGTGCTGGTGCGCAATCGTGAAACCGAGAAGACCAGCTTTCACCGGTTCTCTGTCATTGTGTGGGCGATCTGGCTCGTCCCGTACATCGTTGGTGCGCTTGGGTCGAGCCTCGGCTAG
- a CDS encoding fumarylacetoacetate hydrolase family protein yields the protein MRFARLGPVGSEIPVVLHDGGAFDLRSIAADIDGAFFTAGGVDAARAAVAAGSLPAIATEGMRVGAPIARPGKIVCVGLNYSDHAEETGATLPDEPVIFMKDPSTMVGAFDDVLIPRTSVKTDWEVELGVVIGATARYLDSPDDAAAVIAGYAVSHDVSERAFQLERGGTWDKGKSCETFNPFGPELVSADEVADPQALGLRLWVNGVERQNGTTANMAFGVHHIIWYLSQFMVLQPGDVINTGTPAGVAMGIEGQPYLRAGDVVELEIDGLGRARQTLVQA from the coding sequence GTGAGATTTGCGCGACTCGGGCCGGTTGGCTCAGAAATTCCCGTGGTGCTCCACGACGGCGGAGCCTTCGACCTGCGCTCCATCGCGGCAGACATTGATGGCGCGTTCTTCACCGCTGGAGGGGTCGATGCTGCTCGGGCCGCTGTCGCTGCCGGCTCGCTTCCCGCTATCGCGACCGAGGGCATGCGCGTCGGTGCGCCCATCGCCCGCCCGGGAAAGATCGTCTGCGTCGGCCTCAACTACAGCGACCACGCTGAAGAAACCGGTGCAACACTTCCCGACGAACCCGTCATCTTTATGAAAGACCCGAGCACGATGGTCGGCGCCTTCGACGACGTGCTCATCCCGCGCACAAGCGTGAAGACTGACTGGGAGGTTGAGCTCGGCGTCGTGATCGGCGCCACTGCTCGTTACCTTGACTCCCCGGATGACGCGGCCGCCGTCATTGCCGGTTACGCCGTGTCGCACGATGTCTCCGAACGCGCCTTCCAGCTCGAACGTGGCGGAACCTGGGACAAGGGTAAGAGCTGCGAGACGTTCAATCCGTTTGGGCCTGAGCTGGTGAGCGCCGACGAGGTGGCCGACCCTCAAGCCTTGGGCTTGCGGCTCTGGGTGAATGGTGTCGAACGCCAGAATGGCACGACCGCGAATATGGCGTTCGGTGTCCACCACATCATTTGGTACCTGAGCCAGTTCATGGTGCTGCAGCCGGGTGACGTCATTAACACGGGAACCCCTGCAGGCGTCGCGATGGGCATAGAGGGCCAGCCGTACCTGCGCGCTGGCGACGTCGTTGAACTCGAGATTGACGGCCTCGGTCGCGCTCGCCAGACTCTGGTGCAGGCATGA
- a CDS encoding transcriptional regulator gives MQSHTRRLLTVITEAAVESILVRDLDQLNAHGYTITDARGKGNRGVRDAGWEASSNIRIEVVCDAETAEAIAAYLQEHYYADYAMILFMSDIEVLRPTKF, from the coding sequence ATGCAAAGCCATACCCGCAGGTTGTTGACCGTCATCACAGAAGCCGCGGTCGAGAGCATCCTTGTTCGAGATCTTGACCAGCTGAATGCCCACGGGTACACCATCACCGACGCCCGCGGCAAAGGTAACCGCGGTGTTCGCGATGCCGGCTGGGAGGCCAGTAGCAACATCCGCATCGAGGTGGTGTGCGACGCGGAGACGGCCGAAGCAATCGCCGCATACCTTCAGGAGCACTACTACGCCGACTACGCCATGATCCTGTTCATGAGCGATATCGAAGTGCTACGACCCACGAAATTCTAA
- a CDS encoding sodium-dependent bicarbonate transport family permease — protein MIDPIILFFLLGAVAGLLRSELRLPAAVYEFVSIVLLLSIGLKGGVELAKQPFSTLLPHMGAVVVMGLVLTLLAFPVLRYLGRFTRADAASIAAHYGSVSVGTFAVAVAYLGSRQIPFEEHMPLLLVMLEVPAILVGIVLARGISREMRWRSVAHEVFLGKGIVLLLGGLLIGWAAGPDGLKPIEPFFFDLFKGFLAVFLLEMGLITAKQIGSLRRYGPFLVAFGIGMPLFSALVGTWLGWVLDLSVGGTAILATLAASASYIAVPAAMRISVPEANPTLSLAAALGITFPFNVLLGIPIYHALAVWAHTFARG, from the coding sequence GTGATCGATCCCATCATCCTGTTCTTCCTGCTCGGAGCCGTCGCGGGCTTGCTGAGGTCGGAATTGCGTCTTCCGGCAGCAGTGTACGAGTTCGTCAGCATCGTGCTGCTGCTCTCCATCGGGCTCAAGGGCGGCGTCGAACTCGCCAAACAGCCCTTCTCCACATTGCTGCCGCACATGGGGGCTGTGGTGGTCATGGGCCTCGTGCTAACCCTGCTCGCATTTCCTGTCCTGCGCTATCTGGGACGCTTCACGCGTGCGGACGCCGCCTCAATCGCCGCCCACTACGGATCCGTGAGCGTCGGCACCTTCGCGGTGGCCGTCGCATACCTCGGCAGCAGGCAGATCCCTTTCGAAGAACACATGCCGCTGCTTCTGGTGATGCTCGAGGTGCCAGCCATCCTGGTGGGAATTGTGCTCGCGCGAGGAATCTCACGAGAGATGCGCTGGAGGTCGGTGGCCCACGAGGTGTTCCTCGGCAAGGGAATTGTTTTGCTGCTGGGTGGACTGCTCATTGGTTGGGCAGCCGGACCGGACGGGTTGAAGCCGATCGAGCCGTTCTTCTTCGATCTGTTCAAAGGATTCCTCGCCGTGTTTCTCCTAGAAATGGGGTTGATCACCGCAAAGCAGATCGGAAGCCTTCGCCGCTACGGGCCATTTCTGGTCGCCTTCGGAATCGGGATGCCACTCTTCTCGGCGCTGGTGGGCACCTGGCTGGGCTGGGTTCTTGACCTCTCCGTCGGCGGAACGGCAATCCTGGCGACGCTGGCGGCGAGTGCCTCATACATCGCGGTGCCGGCGGCCATGCGCATTTCCGTGCCCGAGGCGAACCCCACGCTGTCACTTGCCGCGGCACTGGGAATCACCTTCCCCTTCAACGTCTTGCTCGGCATCCCGATCTACCACGCACTTGCCGTGTGGGCACATACATTCGCGAGAGGATAA